The DNA window CCTGCCCAAGCATCTCGACGAGAAGGTCGCGCGCCTGCACCTCGACAAGCTCGGCGCCCGCCTGACCGAACTGTCGGGTGAGCAGGCCGCCTATATCGGCGTCACGCCGCAGGGTCCGTTCAAGCCGGAACACTACCGCTATTAACCAAAGCTAAATTTACTACCATATATTGAGGCCGGGCGATTGACTTTTCGCCCGGCTTTATTTTTGCGCGCGATCAGCCTTCACGGCGATTCGGCGAGGGTTTATTGTCAGGTGATTCGCGACGCTTCCGGCCCGAGAGGGGATCAGAGAGGCGCGTTTCAGGGCGGTCTTGCATTCAGGCGGCGGAGAGGACCAAGACATGCCGGGGCAAAACCCGCACGGAGCGGGATCGGCCGTTTCCGGCGGCCATGACGATTCGGGGACCTTAGGCTCGGCCATCCCGGGCCGACGCCTTTCATGGCGTGCCCGCGCGGGACTGTTGCTGGCCGGTTCAGCACTGGCCTGGCCGTTGGCCGGTGCCGTGGCGCATGCCGAGACCGCCGCCGTGGCGACCGCCGGCCTGTCGATCAGCACGGTCGAAGTCATGCAGCTCGCGGTGTTCGTCGGCGTGACGGGCGCGGCGCTGCTGTCGGCCATCGTTCTCATCCGGGAGCGGGCCCGCACCTCGGCGGAGAATGTCGAACTGAGAAGCCGCGTCGCCGACGTCAACGCTGCATTGCGCCGGTCGGAAGCGTTGCTCAATCTGCGCGACCAGCGCGTCGTCGTCTGGGCGTCGGAGAACAAGAAACCCGAACTCGTCGGCACATTGCCGGTCGAAAGCGGCGCCCCGGAAGAGCGGGCGGCTTTCCTCGCCTTCGGCCGCTGGCTGATGCCGCGCTCGGCGGCGGCACTGGAACATGCGATCGCGGGCTTGCGCGAAAAGGCGAGGCCTTTCGACCTGGTCATCGAATCGCAGGCCGGCGCACCGCTCGAAGTGCACGGCCGCAAGAGTGCCGCGCATATATTGGTGCGGTTCGTCTCGCTTTCCGAGACGCAGCGCAGCCAGGCCCGGCTGAAGATCGAGAACCAGCGGCTGGCCGCCGACCATGACACCATGATCGGCCTGCTCGAGGCGCTGAAGATGCCGGCATGGCTGCGTGACGAGCACGGACGCCTGAAATGGGTCAACCGGGCCTATGCCGACGCGGTCGAAGCCGAAAGCGCGGAAGCCGCCGTCCGCGACGCCAAGGAGTTTCTTGGCGGCCAGGCGCGCGAGGCGATTGCCACCCAACACAAATCGCATCCGGTCTTCGAGCAGTCGCTTTCCACCGTGATCGAAGGCGACCGCCGCGTGTTCGCGGTGACCGACGTCGCCGGCGGCGACGGTTCGGCCGGCCTTGCCTGCGACACCAGCGCGATCGAGACCATCCGCGGCGAATATGAGCGGACGGTCCGCAGCCACGCCGACACACTCGACCAGCTCAACACCGCGGTCGCCATCTTCGACACCGACGAGAAGCTGCGCTTCTTCAACCAGGCGTTCCAGAAGCTGTGGGGGCTTGACAGCGGCTTCCTGCACAGCGCTCCAGACAATGCGCTTTTGCTCGACCGGCTGCGCAGCGAAGGCAAGATCGCCGAACAACCCGAATGGCGCCGCTGGAAGGAAGGCCTGCTCGGCGCCTACCGCGCGGTCGAATCGCAGGAGCATTGGTGGCATCTGCCGGACGGCAAGACCATTCGCGTCGTTGCCAACCCGCAGCCCAAGGGCGGCGTCACCTGGGTGTTCGAGAACCTGACCGAGAAGATGGACCTGGAAAGCCGCTACCGGACCGCGGTGCGGGTCCAGGGCGAAACGCTCGACAATCTCGCCGAGGGCGTGGCGGTGTTCGGCCCCGATGGCCGGCTGCGGCTGTCGAACCCGGCCTTTGCCACGCTGTGGGGGCTGAGCGCAGACGCCGCCAAGCCCAACGTGCACGTGTCGACGATCCGTGATCTTTGCGACCGGCAGGCGGTCGACAGTCCCTGGCCTGGCTTCGTCGCCGCCATCACCGGCTTCGACGATGAGCGCCGCGACCGTCATGGCCAGAGCGAGCTCCACAACGGCACCGTGCTGCGTTACGCCGTGATTCCACTGCCCAACGGGCAAGTGATGATGACATTCGTCGACGTCACCGACAGCGTGCGTGTCGAACGCGCGCTGAAGGACAAGAACGAGGCGCTGGAAAAGTCAGATCAGCTCAAGAACGACTTCGTCCAGCACGTGTCCTACGAGCTGCGCTCGCCGCTGACCAACATCATCGGCTTCACCGAACTGCTTTCACTGCCCACGACCGGGCCGCTGAACCAAAAGCAGCGCGAATATGTCGAGCATGTCAGCTCGTCCTCCTCGGTCCTGCTGACCATCGTCAACGACATACTGGACCTCGCGACCGTCGACGCCGGCATCATGCAGCTCGACATTTCAGAGGTTCATGTCGACCGCACGATCGCGGCGGCGGCGGAACTGGTTGCCGACCGGCTGCAGGAGCATTCGATCCGACTCGAGGTCGATGCCACCGCCGCGCCGAAGACGTTCCACGGCGATGAAACCCGCATCCGCCAGATCCTCTACAATCTGCTCAGCAATGCCGCCAATTACGCGCCGGAAGCCAGCAGCATCCGGCTGGCCTGCCGCCAGTTGGCGGACGGGGTGGAATTCTCGGTTCATGACGACGGCCCCGGCATGCCGCCGGATGTGCTGGATTCGGTGTTCCGCCGCTTCGAACCGCGTACCAACGGCGGCCGCAGGCGCGGCGCCGGCCTCGGCCTGTCGATCGTCAAGAGCTTCGTTGAACTGCATGGCGGCGGCGTTCGCATCGAAACCGGCAAGGACAAGGGCACGACCGTCATCTGCACCTTCCCCGACATGCCCGGCATCCGCGCCGCGGCCGAGTAGCGCGCTCGATGACGGGGCTTGTGCTGGAGCGTTTGCTTCCTGACGAGACACAGACCGCGCGGCTGGGCGAGGATCTGGCGCTGGCGCTGCGTGCCGGCGATGTGCTGGCGCTCAAAGGCGATCTTGGCGCCGGCAAGTCGACACTGGCGCGGGCGCTGATCCGGACGCTTGCGGACAATGCCGGGCTCGACGTGCCAAGCCCGACCTTCACTTTGGTGCAGAGCTACGACACGCGCATTCCGGTGCATCATTTCGACCTCTACCGCCTGTCGTCGTCGAGCGAGCTCGACGAACTCGGCTTCGATGAAGCGCTGGCGCAAGGGGCAGCCCTGGTCGAATGGCCCGAACGGGCGGAGGGCTATCTGCCGAAGACAGCCCTGTCGATCGAACTCGTCCAGCATGGCGAAGGGCGGCTGGCGCGGTTGTCCGGGCAAGGGGCGGCCTTCGACCGGGCGGCGCGGTCCCTGGCCATGCGCGATTTTCTCGACGGCGCCGGTTGGGGGACAGCGCGGCGCCGCCATTTCGTCGGCGATGCCTCGGCCCGTTCCTATGAGATCGTGACGCATGCTGGCCAAGAACCGCGCGTGCTGATGAACTCGCCGCGGCTGGTGCTCGGCCCGCCGGTGCGCGACGGCAAGCCCTATGCCGTGATCGCGCACACCGCCCGGTCGGTCTCCGCCTTCGTCGCCATCGACCGCGCCTTGAAGGCCGGCGGCGTCAGCGTTCCGCAAATCCATGCCGAGGACCAGGACCAGGGGTTTCTGCTGCTCGAACATCTCGGTTCGGAAGGGTTTCTCGGCAAGGACGGCGAGCCGGTGGCCGAGCGTTATGCGGCGGCCGCCGAACTGCTGGCCATGATGCATGGCAGGACCTGGCCGCGGCGCCTGCAAGCCGGACCGGGCAGCTTCCACGAGGTGCCCCCTTTCGACCGCGATGCGATGATGATCGAAGCCGATCTTCTGGTCGACTGGTATGTGCCGGCGATATCGGGTGCCCCGGCCAGCGAAGATTTGCGCACGGGCTACGCCAGGCAGTGGAACGCGCTTTTCGATCGGCTCCAGGGAAGCGAATACACGCTGATGCTGCGCGACTTCCATTCGCCCAATATCATCTGGCGCGGCGACCGCTCCGGGCATGACCGGCTGGGCATCGTGGACTTCCAGGACGCGCTTATCGGCCCGTCGGCCTATGACGTCGCCTCGCTCGCCATGGATGCCCGTGTCACCCTGTCGCCCGGAATCGAAAAGCGGACACTGGATGCCTATGCTGCGGCGCGACATGCAGCGGGCGCTTTCAACGAAGCGAGCTTCCTGGAGGCCTATGCAATCATGGCCGCGCAGCGCAATTCGAAGATCCTCGGCATTTTCGTGCGCCTCGAAAAACGCGACGGCAAACCCTATTATCTCAGACACCTGCCGCGCATCCGTGACTATCTGCGCCGGGCGCTGTCTCATCCGGCGCTCGCCAGCTTGAAGGATTTCTACGACACGCACGGGCTGCTTGAGGAACGAACGCTGTGACAAGACCGGATACCGCAATCGTACTCGCCGCCGGGCTTGGCAAGCGCATGCGGCCGATCACCGACGCCATCCCCAAGCCGCTGGTCAGGGTCGCCGGCAAGACCTTGCTCGACTGGGGCCTCGACAGCCTCGCCGCCGCCGGCGTCGCCAAGGCCGTCGTCAACGTCCACTATCTTCCCGAGCAGATCGTTGCCCATGTCGCGGCGCGCCATGAGCCCCGCATCATCATTTCCGACGAGAGCGACCGGCTGCTCGACTCGGCAGGCGGCATCGTCAAGGCGCTGCAGGAACTGGGCGACCAACCCTTCTACATCCTCAACGCCGACACGTTCTGGATCGACCACGGCCCGCTCAATCTCGGCCGCCTCGCCCTTGCATGGGACGGCGCGAAAATGGATATTCTGCTGATGCTGGCGGATCTCCATCAAGCGACCGGACACTGCGGCTCAACCGACTTCCTGGTGGCGCCGGATGGCACCCTGCGGCGTTCAAAAGGGGATCCGGCGGGCCTGATCTATGCCGGCGCGGCGATCGTCCATCCGCGCCTGTTCGCGGCCGCATCCGCCGAACCGCACTCGCTCAACGCCTATTTCGACAAAGCCATCGCCACTGGTCGCCTGTTCGGCATGCCGATGCACGGCCACTGGATCACTGTCGGCACGCCCGATGCCATTCCGCTCGCTGAAGCGGCAGTCGCCGGCGCGCTGACCGAGTCGCAATGAGCGGCCCGGGCCGCGTTTTCTCTATCCCCCCCGGAGCGCCGTTTCTGCCGACGCTAGCCGAGGCGCTGCTTGCCGGTCGACTGGTTCCCGGATTTCGCTTCGACGGCGATCCGCTCGCTCTGGCCGATGTCACCATCTATGTGCCGACGCGTCGTGCCGCGCGCGCCTTGCGCGGTGTCTTCGTCGACAGTCTCGCGGCGCGCGGCGGCGGCGGTTCAGCGATCCTGCCGGTCATCCGCCCGCTCGGCGAGTTCGACGAGGACGAAGCGGCATTCGATGCCGAGCCATCGGCGGCGATCGATCTCGCGCCGCCGATCTCGGCGACCGAACGCCTGTTGCTGCTGACGCCGCTGGTACGCGCCTGGAAACGCCGGCTGCCGGAGCATGTGGCGAAGCTTTTCGCGGAAGAGATCGTCATCCCCGCCTCCACCGCGGACGCGATCTGGCTGGCGCGCGATCTCGCGGCGCTGATGGACGAGATCGAGACGGAAGGTACCGACTGGGCAAAGCTTGAAGGCCTGGTAACCGGCAACCTCGCCGGCTGGTGGCAGGTAACGCTCGAATTCCTCGGCATCGTCACCGATGCCTGGCCGAAATTCCTCAGCGAGAGCGACCGCTCCAACCCGGCCGCGCATCGCAGCGCGCTGATCCGCTCCGAGGCGGCGCGGCTGCGGCGCAATCCGCCGTCCGGACCGGTCATCGCCGCCGGCTCCACCGGCTCGATACCGGCCACGGCGGAGCTGCTTGCCGCGATCGCCCGCCTGCCCGGCGGCGCCATCGTGCTGCCCGGGCTCGACCGTACGCTGGACGAAGCGTCCTTCCAGGCGCTGATCGCTCCCGGAGCGCGGCCCGCGGTGCTTGGCCACCCGCAATATGGCCTCGCCAGGCTGATCGGCAAGATCGGCGTGCCGCGCTCGGATGTCGAGGAAGTCAGCGCGGCCGAACCGCAACTCGCGCTTCGGGCCGCGCTTGTCGGCGAAGCGCTGCGGCCTGCCGAGACCACCGAATTATGGGCCGAAACGCGCAATGGATTTTCGGCTCCCGATATTGCAGGCGCCTTCGCCGGCGTGACCCTGCTTGAAGCAGCCAGCGAACGCGACGAAGCCGTCGCCATCGCTGTCGCCCTGAAGCAGTCGGTGGAGGAGCCGGGCCAAAGAGCTGCCTTGGTCACCGGCGACCGCGCGCTGGCGCGGCGAGTCTCGGTCGAACTCAAGCGCTTCGGCGTTGTCGCCGACGATTCCGGCGGCACGCCGCTCGCCAACACGCCCGCGGCCAGCCTGCTTCGGTTGATGCTCGAAGCGGTGTTCCGGCCTGGCGATCCGATTGGCCTGCTGTCGTTGCTCAAGCATCCTCTGCTCGGCCTCGGTCTCGAACGCGCCGATGTGCGCCATGCGGCGGAACTGGTCGAACTGGTGGCGCTGCGCGGTGGCACCGGCCGCCCCGACATCGCATCGCTGCCGGAACTGTTCGAAACCCGCCTCATTGGGCTCGGTGATGACAGCCGGCCGCCCTTCTGGTTCTCCCGGCTGACCGTGCGCGCCATCGAAGGCGCGCGGAATTTGCTCGAAGGTCTGAAGCAAGCTCTGGCACCACTGATGGCCTTTCGCGGCCAGGCGGATGCAGATCTTGCCGCCTTGGTCAAAGCCAGCGTTGTGGTCCTGGAAAACCTCGGCCGCGCCGCGGATGGCGGCCTAGCCGGCCTCTATGCCGGTGACGCCGGCGAAAAGCTTGCCGAACTGCTGCGCGGGCTGGTCGCAGCTTCGGCCCCGCTGTCGTTCGCGGCGAGCGAATGGCCCGATGTGATGGACGCGCTGATCGCGCCCGAAACGGTCAAGCCGGCGCAAGGCACCGACCGGAACATCGCCATCTGGGGCGCGCTGGAAGCGCGGCTGCAGGACGTCGACACGCTGGTCATTGGCGGGCTCAACGAAGGCGTCTGGCCGCGCAAGCCTGAGAGCGACCGCTTCATGTCGCGGCTGATGAAGACCGGCATCGATCTCGAACCGCCGGAACGGCGCATCGGCCTTGCCGCGCATGATTTCCAGATGGCCATGGGCGCGAAGAAGGTTTTGCTTGCCCGCTCGGCGCGTTCGGGCGACGCACCCGCCGTGCCATCGCGCTGGCTGCAGCGGCTGCTCACATTCATCGGCAACGAGCAGGCGGCAACCCTGCGCGGGCGCGGCGACGAGCTGCTCGCCTGGGCCCGTGCGCTCGATACCGGACCAAAGCAGGATTTCGCGCCCCGCCCGCAGCCAAAGCCGCCCCTATCAGTGCGCCCGACGCATTTCTCGGTCACCGAGATCGAGACCTTGCGCCGGGATCCCTACGCCGTCTACGCAAGACGGATCCTCGGCCTGATGCCCCTCGATCCCGTGATCCGCGACCCCGGCGCGGCCGAGCGCGGCACGCTGTTCCATGCCATCCTGCATCTGTTCTCGTCCGAGGTGGCCGATCCGCGCGCGCCCGAGGCGCTTGCCGGCCTCATTGCCGCCGGCCGCGCCTGCTTTGCCGAGGCTGTCCTTCCGGCCGATGTCGAGGCGGTGTGGTGGCCGCGCTTCGAGAAGCTCGCCGCCAACATCATCGAATGGGAGCGCACACGCGCGGATGCGGTGGTCCAACGGCATGCGGAGGAGAGGGCGGGAAAGACCGTCGTCGGCCAGTCCAGCGTGACGCTGTCCGGCTACGCCGACCGCGTCGACCTGCTGGCCGGCGGAATGGCCGATATTCTGGACTACAAGACAGGCTCCTCGCCCTCCAAGGCGCAGGCGCACACGCTGCTGGCGCCGCAACTGGCGCTGGAGGGCGCTCTGCTGAGGCGCGGCGCCTTCAAGGATCTGGGCGCGCGTGAACCGTCGCAACTGGCCTTCATCAGGCTGAAGCCGAATGGCGAGGTGTTCGAGGAGTCCATCCTCGAACACAACCGCCAGCCTCGAACCGCGGCCGATCTTGCCGAAGAGGCCTGGGCACGGCTGGAAAAGCTGCTGGTCCACTACGCAGATCCGCAAACCGGATATCTGTCGCGCGCGCTGCCGTTTCGCGAAGGCGAGACCGACGGCGACTACGACCACCTTGCCCGCGTGCTCGAATGGTCGGCCGGCGGCGATGCCGGCGACGAGGGAGGGGAGGCATGAAGAAGGCCTATCCCATCCCGAGCGACACCGCGACCAGCCAGGCCCGCGCCGCCGATCCCATGAATTCCGCCTGGGTGTCTGCCAATGCCGGCTCAGGCAAGACCCATGTGCTGGCCCAGCGCGTCATCCGGTTGCTGCTCAACGGCACCGACCCGTCGAAGATCCTGTGCCTGACCTATACGCGCGCCGCCGCCGCCAACATGTCGAACCGGGTCTTTTCCACGCTGTCGGACTGGACCGTGCTCGGTGATGCCGAGCTGGCCGTGAAGATCGAAGCCCTGGAAGGGCGCCGGCCGGATCGCGACACCATGCGCCGGGCGCGGCGCCTGTTCGCCGAGGCACTGGAAACGCCGGGCGGGCTGAAGATCCAGACCATCCACGCTTTCTGCGAGTCCGTCCTCCACCAGTTCCCGCTGGAAGCCAACATTCCCGCCCATTTCGAGATGCTCGACAGCCAGATGGAGGCGTCGCTTTTCGCCGCTGCGCGCCGCGAAATGATTTCAGCCGCCGGCGACGCGGATTTGACCGAGGCCTTCGCCACTGTGCTGGAGCGCGGCGGTGAAGCCGGCCTCGATGCGTTGCTCGGCGAGATCGTGCGCAAGCGCGATGGCTTGCGCGAGTTCCTTGATGCGGTCGGGCGTGACGGTTTCCAACCTTTGTTCGACGAATTCCATTTCCGCCCCGGCCAGACCGCCGAGGGCCTGGCCGCATCGCTGTGGCCATTGCCGGGCTTCGTGCCGGACTATTTCGCCGGCTTTGCCCAGGCCGCCGAATCCACAGACGCCAGGTCGGTGCTGAACAACATCCTGCCCTATGCGCGTCAGGCCTTCGCAGAGAGCGATCCCACTCGCCGCCTGCAATTGCTCGCCAGAGCATTCCTCAAGGCCGATGGCGATCCCTATGATCCGGCAAAGGCCTTCAAGAAGGCTCTGACCGACCGCCTGCCGGATCTGGGCGAACGCTACCTCTCGGCGGCGAACGCCATCATCGAAACCGTCGACCGCCTGGCGCTGTTCCGGATGCTGGAAGGCACTCGTGCGGCGCTGACCATCGCCGACTGGCTGATCGCCCGCTACGAGGTACTGAAGCGCAGTCGCGGCTTTCTCGACTTCAACGATCTGATCACCCGCACGGTCAACCTCCTGGCACGGCCCGATGCCGGCCCATGGGTGCAATACAAGCTCGACCAAGGCATCGATCACATCCTGCTCGATGAAGCGCAGGACACCAGCCCGGATCAATGGGAGGTGGTGAAGCGGCTGGCGGAGGAATTTTTTGCCGGTCTCGGCGCGCGCGACAGGGTCCACCGCACGGTCTTTGCCGTCGGCGACGAAAAGCAGTCGATCTATTCCTTCCAGGGCGCTGCGCCCGACTCCTTCGCCGACAGCCGGCTGTTGTTCGCCGGCAGGGTGCGCGATGCCGAGGCGTCGTTCGCCGACCTCAAGCTGACCTGGTCGTTCCGCTCGACCGACGATGTGCTCGCCGCCGTCGACCGCGTCTTTGCCGATCCTGTCGTGCGGCGCGGCATCAGCCACGATCCCGATCCGCTGAGCCACAAGGCGATCCGCACCGATGCGCCAGGCTATGTCGAGGTCTGGCCGTCGCTCGGCACTGAAGCCGTCGACGAGCCCGACGACTGGACGCAGGCGATCGACCATGCCCATGCACCGGCGGTGCGCGTCGCCGAGAATGTGGCGGCCACCATTGCCGGCTGGATCGGCAAGGGCGAAATCATCGAGGGCCGCGGCAAGCGGCTTCGGCCCGGCGACGTGCTGGTTCTGGTGCGCAAGCGCGACAGCTTCGTCCATGCACTGACCCGCGCCTTGAAACGCCGCGACATTCCAGTTGCCGGCGCCGACCGGCTGAGCCTGCCCGGCCATATCGCGGTCAAGGACCTGATCGCGGTCGGCCATCTGCTGATCCAGCCGCAGGACGATCTGTCGCTCGCCGCCGTGCTGCGCAGCCCGATCTTCGACTTGCCGGAGGAGACGCTGTTCACACTCGCCGCGCAGAGGGCGCCCGGCCTGTCGCTGGCCGCGTCACTGCGCCAGCATGCCGGAGAAAACGAGCGCCTGGCGAAGATTGTCGCGCAACTTGACCTCTGGGCTGACGAGGCCGCCTTCAAGCCGGTGTTCGAATTCTATGCC is part of the Mesorhizobium loti genome and encodes:
- a CDS encoding nucleotidyltransferase family protein; this encodes MRPITDAIPKPLVRVAGKTLLDWGLDSLAAAGVAKAVVNVHYLPEQIVAHVAARHEPRIIISDESDRLLDSAGGIVKALQELGDQPFYILNADTFWIDHGPLNLGRLALAWDGAKMDILLMLADLHQATGHCGSTDFLVAPDGTLRRSKGDPAGLIYAGAAIVHPRLFAAASAEPHSLNAYFDKAIATGRLFGMPMHGHWITVGTPDAIPLAEAAVAGALTESQ
- a CDS encoding sensor histidine kinase; this encodes MPGQNPHGAGSAVSGGHDDSGTLGSAIPGRRLSWRARAGLLLAGSALAWPLAGAVAHAETAAVATAGLSISTVEVMQLAVFVGVTGAALLSAIVLIRERARTSAENVELRSRVADVNAALRRSEALLNLRDQRVVVWASENKKPELVGTLPVESGAPEERAAFLAFGRWLMPRSAAALEHAIAGLREKARPFDLVIESQAGAPLEVHGRKSAAHILVRFVSLSETQRSQARLKIENQRLAADHDTMIGLLEALKMPAWLRDEHGRLKWVNRAYADAVEAESAEAAVRDAKEFLGGQAREAIATQHKSHPVFEQSLSTVIEGDRRVFAVTDVAGGDGSAGLACDTSAIETIRGEYERTVRSHADTLDQLNTAVAIFDTDEKLRFFNQAFQKLWGLDSGFLHSAPDNALLLDRLRSEGKIAEQPEWRRWKEGLLGAYRAVESQEHWWHLPDGKTIRVVANPQPKGGVTWVFENLTEKMDLESRYRTAVRVQGETLDNLAEGVAVFGPDGRLRLSNPAFATLWGLSADAAKPNVHVSTIRDLCDRQAVDSPWPGFVAAITGFDDERRDRHGQSELHNGTVLRYAVIPLPNGQVMMTFVDVTDSVRVERALKDKNEALEKSDQLKNDFVQHVSYELRSPLTNIIGFTELLSLPTTGPLNQKQREYVEHVSSSSSVLLTIVNDILDLATVDAGIMQLDISEVHVDRTIAAAAELVADRLQEHSIRLEVDATAAPKTFHGDETRIRQILYNLLSNAANYAPEASSIRLACRQLADGVEFSVHDDGPGMPPDVLDSVFRRFEPRTNGGRRRGAGLGLSIVKSFVELHGGGVRIETGKDKGTTVICTFPDMPGIRAAAE
- the addB gene encoding double-strand break repair protein AddB, whose protein sequence is MSGPGRVFSIPPGAPFLPTLAEALLAGRLVPGFRFDGDPLALADVTIYVPTRRAARALRGVFVDSLAARGGGGSAILPVIRPLGEFDEDEAAFDAEPSAAIDLAPPISATERLLLLTPLVRAWKRRLPEHVAKLFAEEIVIPASTADAIWLARDLAALMDEIETEGTDWAKLEGLVTGNLAGWWQVTLEFLGIVTDAWPKFLSESDRSNPAAHRSALIRSEAARLRRNPPSGPVIAAGSTGSIPATAELLAAIARLPGGAIVLPGLDRTLDEASFQALIAPGARPAVLGHPQYGLARLIGKIGVPRSDVEEVSAAEPQLALRAALVGEALRPAETTELWAETRNGFSAPDIAGAFAGVTLLEAASERDEAVAIAVALKQSVEEPGQRAALVTGDRALARRVSVELKRFGVVADDSGGTPLANTPAASLLRLMLEAVFRPGDPIGLLSLLKHPLLGLGLERADVRHAAELVELVALRGGTGRPDIASLPELFETRLIGLGDDSRPPFWFSRLTVRAIEGARNLLEGLKQALAPLMAFRGQADADLAALVKASVVVLENLGRAADGGLAGLYAGDAGEKLAELLRGLVAASAPLSFAASEWPDVMDALIAPETVKPAQGTDRNIAIWGALEARLQDVDTLVIGGLNEGVWPRKPESDRFMSRLMKTGIDLEPPERRIGLAAHDFQMAMGAKKVLLARSARSGDAPAVPSRWLQRLLTFIGNEQAATLRGRGDELLAWARALDTGPKQDFAPRPQPKPPLSVRPTHFSVTEIETLRRDPYAVYARRILGLMPLDPVIRDPGAAERGTLFHAILHLFSSEVADPRAPEALAGLIAAGRACFAEAVLPADVEAVWWPRFEKLAANIIEWERTRADAVVQRHAEERAGKTVVGQSSVTLSGYADRVDLLAGGMADILDYKTGSSPSKAQAHTLLAPQLALEGALLRRGAFKDLGAREPSQLAFIRLKPNGEVFEESILEHNRQPRTAADLAEEAWARLEKLLVHYADPQTGYLSRALPFREGETDGDYDHLARVLEWSAGGDAGDEGGEA
- the addA gene encoding double-strand break repair helicase AddA yields the protein MKKAYPIPSDTATSQARAADPMNSAWVSANAGSGKTHVLAQRVIRLLLNGTDPSKILCLTYTRAAAANMSNRVFSTLSDWTVLGDAELAVKIEALEGRRPDRDTMRRARRLFAEALETPGGLKIQTIHAFCESVLHQFPLEANIPAHFEMLDSQMEASLFAAARREMISAAGDADLTEAFATVLERGGEAGLDALLGEIVRKRDGLREFLDAVGRDGFQPLFDEFHFRPGQTAEGLAASLWPLPGFVPDYFAGFAQAAESTDARSVLNNILPYARQAFAESDPTRRLQLLARAFLKADGDPYDPAKAFKKALTDRLPDLGERYLSAANAIIETVDRLALFRMLEGTRAALTIADWLIARYEVLKRSRGFLDFNDLITRTVNLLARPDAGPWVQYKLDQGIDHILLDEAQDTSPDQWEVVKRLAEEFFAGLGARDRVHRTVFAVGDEKQSIYSFQGAAPDSFADSRLLFAGRVRDAEASFADLKLTWSFRSTDDVLAAVDRVFADPVVRRGISHDPDPLSHKAIRTDAPGYVEVWPSLGTEAVDEPDDWTQAIDHAHAPAVRVAENVAATIAGWIGKGEIIEGRGKRLRPGDVLVLVRKRDSFVHALTRALKRRDIPVAGADRLSLPGHIAVKDLIAVGHLLIQPQDDLSLAAVLRSPIFDLPEETLFTLAAQRAPGLSLAASLRQHAGENERLAKIVAQLDLWADEAAFKPVFEFYASLLARDHVRKRMIARLGPEAGDILDEFLSFCLAEERTGLPGLEAFLSTLENAGPEIKREMDQTRDEVRVMTVHAAKGLEAPVVFLVDGGSAPFSDQHLPRLMPFMGSGTYWDGKGYLWRSASDVANGFSRAAAVRARELADDEYRRLLYVGMTRAEDRLIVCGYHGKRAPNAGTWHSIVSRALIGAPESEQRPHPAGGDPVHRFRVTNLPPVAAGASEQARQASAFDPLPATLFRPLPPFEDLPRPLSPSGASALIDEGKEAVIDRASPVLDADAEPGFAVLRGLALHKLLQMLPGISEAERQGAAERYLARTGAAWPPSEREKALASVIAILDDPRLGQLFAPSSRAEVAIMGKLDVRGKKRSISGKIDRLAVTADTVSIVDYKTNRPAPASLAEVPPAYLLQLALYRALLQPLYPGREVKAALLFTEAPRLIELPAQAMDDALARLTGA
- the tsaE gene encoding tRNA (adenosine(37)-N6)-threonylcarbamoyltransferase complex ATPase subunit type 1 TsaE, coding for MTGLVLERLLPDETQTARLGEDLALALRAGDVLALKGDLGAGKSTLARALIRTLADNAGLDVPSPTFTLVQSYDTRIPVHHFDLYRLSSSSELDELGFDEALAQGAALVEWPERAEGYLPKTALSIELVQHGEGRLARLSGQGAAFDRAARSLAMRDFLDGAGWGTARRRHFVGDASARSYEIVTHAGQEPRVLMNSPRLVLGPPVRDGKPYAVIAHTARSVSAFVAIDRALKAGGVSVPQIHAEDQDQGFLLLEHLGSEGFLGKDGEPVAERYAAAAELLAMMHGRTWPRRLQAGPGSFHEVPPFDRDAMMIEADLLVDWYVPAISGAPASEDLRTGYARQWNALFDRLQGSEYTLMLRDFHSPNIIWRGDRSGHDRLGIVDFQDALIGPSAYDVASLAMDARVTLSPGIEKRTLDAYAAARHAAGAFNEASFLEAYAIMAAQRNSKILGIFVRLEKRDGKPYYLRHLPRIRDYLRRALSHPALASLKDFYDTHGLLEERTL